One Gelria sp. Kuro-4 DNA segment encodes these proteins:
- a CDS encoding M48 family metallopeptidase — protein sequence MPVGTPERAGCYRDVPGIVCREALQGKIVYELQNVEEAPPGAAVPEALGKPRRGSVRGRVVWWGLLLLAGVFALAYLYFTLVPGPVDPAARQYFTAAEIAAGRRYAQANRLIFIVSFFVELAVLAGLVFSPAAARLGHGATRLAQGRPLVAGLLFFAALWVLLRAVNLPFSLLSGYYLEHQWGFSTESLAGWWGDYLKGAVLDLMLSGAGVVLFFWATRRWPRTWWLAAGAFLAAWIIIANYLWPVVVAPLFNRFTPATDPEVVAMVQRLAERADLSVGKVLVMDASRRTTKANAYFAGLGRTKRIVLYDTLLRDYPRDEVEAVVAHELAHWKLGHIRRGTVYGIAANFALWLLLFLVLRLSLDLPHRGPYPPQAWALVVFFFLLTSFIGNPITNGISRRMEAAADAYSVKLTGDPRAVVRLQVDLARRDLADISPPPFIEWFTYTHPSTMRRIEAVVALSPRRP from the coding sequence GTGCCGGTGGGTACGCCGGAACGCGCCGGGTGTTACCGTGATGTCCCGGGAATTGTCTGCCGGGAGGCGCTGCAGGGGAAGATAGTATACGAACTTCAAAATGTGGAGGAGGCCCCGCCGGGTGCGGCGGTGCCTGAGGCGCTCGGCAAACCGAGGAGGGGGAGCGTGCGGGGACGAGTGGTGTGGTGGGGGCTTCTTTTGCTGGCGGGCGTGTTCGCGCTGGCTTACCTGTACTTTACGTTGGTGCCGGGGCCGGTGGACCCGGCGGCGCGCCAGTATTTCACCGCAGCGGAGATTGCTGCGGGGCGGCGGTACGCGCAGGCAAACCGGTTGATCTTCATCGTAAGCTTTTTCGTGGAGCTCGCTGTGCTGGCCGGGCTGGTTTTCAGCCCGGCGGCCGCCCGGCTCGGGCACGGTGCAACCCGGCTGGCCCAGGGACGGCCTTTAGTGGCTGGGCTTCTTTTCTTTGCAGCCCTGTGGGTGCTGCTCCGGGCGGTGAACCTGCCCTTTAGCCTTTTGAGCGGCTACTACCTGGAGCACCAGTGGGGCTTTTCCACTGAGAGCCTGGCGGGGTGGTGGGGCGACTACCTTAAGGGCGCCGTGCTTGACTTGATGCTGAGCGGTGCCGGGGTGGTGCTTTTCTTCTGGGCAACCAGGCGCTGGCCGCGCACCTGGTGGTTGGCCGCGGGCGCGTTTCTCGCCGCTTGGATCATAATCGCCAATTACCTCTGGCCGGTGGTGGTGGCGCCGCTCTTTAACCGCTTTACGCCGGCCACGGACCCGGAGGTGGTGGCCATGGTGCAGCGCCTGGCGGAGCGGGCCGACCTTTCCGTGGGCAAGGTTCTGGTGATGGACGCCAGCCGGCGCACCACCAAGGCCAACGCGTACTTCGCCGGCCTTGGCCGGACCAAGCGGATCGTGCTTTACGACACGCTCCTTCGCGACTACCCGCGCGACGAGGTGGAAGCTGTGGTGGCGCACGAGCTGGCCCACTGGAAGCTGGGGCACATCCGGCGCGGGACGGTCTACGGGATAGCGGCGAATTTTGCCCTCTGGCTACTCCTCTTTCTGGTCTTGCGCTTGTCGCTGGACCTGCCGCACCGCGGGCCTTACCCACCGCAGGCCTGGGCGCTGGTGGTGTTCTTTTTTCTCCTGACGTCTTTCATCGGGAACCCCATCACCAACGGCATCTCGCGGCGCATGGAGGCGGCCGCCGATGCGTACTCGGTAAAGCTCACCGGCGATCCCCGAGCGGTGGTACGCCTGCAGGTGGACTTGGCGCGGCGCGACCTGGCCGACATTTCCCCGCCGC